The Aerosakkonema funiforme FACHB-1375 sequence GACTGCGGCGATCGCATCATCTTCGTCCAAGCGCTGCACGCGCACTCCCGTTGCCATACGGGATTGGGGGGAAATCGCATTCACAGCTTGACGAATGATGATACCTCGACTGGTAACCATCATTAACTCGTCATCTTGATTGACGACGTGCAGTGCGGCTAGACGATCGGCTGTTTTGCGGAACTTCGTCGCCAGTACGCCCATACCGGCACGATTTTGCAAGCGGAATTGAGATACCGGTACTCGCTTGCCGTAGCCTCCGGTGGTAATTACTAAAACCCAAGGGCCATCGGGAGCGCTGAGTGCTGTGTCCTGAGTGCTGAGTGAAGATTCTTCGCTTTGTTCGAGAGTTTCCGAGTTGACAGAAGCGCTTTCCTCTTCATCCGCAGCACTGAGGGCGCTATTCAAGACCGATCCGGGGAGAATGTCCATACTGATGAGTCGATCGCCTTCTTTGATGGACATCGCTCTGACACCTCGCGTGGCGCGACCTAAAGGACGCAATTGGTCGTGATCGGCTCTAAAATGAATGGCCATACCAAGACGCGATCCGATGATGATGCTATCTTCTACACGAGCGCGACGCACCCAGCGCAGTTGATCTCCTTCTTCCAAAGAAATGGCGATTAATCCATTGGCGCGGATATTGCTAAAAGCTGCCAGTTCTGTCTTTTTGATATAGCCGCCGCAGGTTAACATGATCAGGTATTCTTCGCTGGTGAATTCAGCGACGGATACGATCGAAGTAATTTTTTCATCTCGCGGAATGGGCAACATTTGCACAATTGGTACGCCGCGTGCGGTGCGAGATGAGGTGGGAATTTGATAAGCTTTCAGACAGTAGACGACACCGCGCTGGCTAAAGAACAAAACGCTATCGTGATCGCAACAAGTTAAAAAGTGTTCTACACCATCATCTTCTTTCATGCGGTTGGCGGATTTGCCGCGAGTTCCCCGACTTTGGGCTTCAAATGCGTTCACCGGCATTCGCTTGATGTAACCTTGTTCGGTCAGCAAAATCAGCGCTTTTTCGTTGGCAATTAAGTCGGTTTCGTCGATTTCGCCTTCGGCGTGTTCGATTGCCGTCCGTCTGGGTGTAGCAAACCGCTCTTTTACCTGCTTCGCTTCTGTTTCGATGATTTCCAAAATGCGATCGCGCCGCGCCAAAATATCTTTTAAATCGGCGATTTGCGTTTGCAAATCCTCGTGTTCTTGCCGAATTTTTTCTGCTTCCAATGCTGTCAATCGCCGCAATTGCATTTGCAGGATTGCATCTGCTTGCACTTCCGAAAGCCCGAATCTTTCCATCATTTCTTGACGGGCGGTAGGGGCGTCGGCGGCATTGCGGATCAGTTCGATGACAGCATCTAAATTTAATAGAGCGATCAGCAAACCTTGTAATAAGTGGTCTCGTTCCTCGGCTTTTCGCAGTTCGTGTTGAGTGCGACGGGTGACGCATTCTATGCGGAAATCTAGGAAGACGTTGAGGAATTGCTTGAGAGTGAGCAGCTGGGGTTCGCCATTAACGAGGGCTAGCATATTCGCCCCAAAGTTTGACTGCAATGGCGTTTGTTTGTAGAGGTTGTTGACGACGACTCTGGGATAAGCGTCGCGTTTTAGTTCGATGACGATCCGCATTCCGTCGCGATCGCTTTCATCCCGGATATCGGCGATTCCTTCCAGCTTTTTGTCGTTCACCATTTCGGCGATTTTCTCAATCAAAGCTGCCTTATTGGTTTGGTATGGCAACTCGGTAATAATTATGGCTTCTCTGTCCGGACGTCCGCGCTGTTCGATCGTTTCAATTTTTGCCACGCCTCTCATGGTGATCGAACCGCGCCCGGTGGTGTAGGCTTCTTTAATTGCAGACGTTCCCAATATTTGACTGCCAGTGGGAAAGTCTGGGCCAGGTATATATTTCATCAACTCGATATCAGTAATTTCTGGGTTGTGGATCAGCGCCACCAACCCATCAATCAGTTCTCCCAGATTGTGGGGCGGGATGTTGGTTGCCATGCCAACCGCGATACCGGATGAGCCGTTGAGCAATAGCTGGGGAACTCTTGCGGGCAATACGAGCGGTTCTTGCTGGGAACCGTCGAAGTTATCGCCAAAATCAACTGTTTCTGCCTCGATATCCCGCAGCATCGCTTCGGTAGTCAGGGCGTGCAGGCGACATTCGGTGTAGCGCATTGCCGCTGGGGGGTCGTTATCAACCGAACCGAAGTTGCCGTGTCCGTTGATGAGGGGCGATCGCATGGAAAAGTCCTGTGCCATCCGCACTAGGGCGTCGTACACCGCCGTGTCACCGTGAGGGTGATATTTACCCAACACTTCCCCTACCACACGGGCGCATTTCCGAAAAGGGCGGTCTGGCATCAGTCCCAGCTCGTGCATTGCGTAAAGGATGCGACGATGCACAGGTTTGAGACCATCCCTGGCATCTGGGAGCGCCCGACCTACAATTACGCTCATGGCGTATTCTAGGTAACACCGGGACATCTCGTTCCCTAAATCCGTGGGTATAATCCGCTCCTGGGAAGTGGTCATACAGTGAAAAACTCCAAAAATGTGAGATTTTAGTCGCTACAATGCAAATAGATGAGAATTTCGCGACCCTGAGTTTCAAGAATTGGCAAATACCATTAAAATTGTATCACATTTTGCCGTTTTGAGTCTGTGAAAATTTGCGGACAAAGGGAGAGGGAGTCGGGAGGAGGGAAGCGGGAGAGGGAGAGGGAGCAGGGAAATAACGATCGGCAGTAAACTTTAGCAGAAACAATACAATATACTGACTTTTGGACTTTAGGTTTCGATCGCGTATAAGTTTCAACTTGTATGTAGGTGATTGGGCTCATTCATGACAAATATGTCTTAACGTACATTACCTGTACGCAGACAAAGCAATCTGCGAGCTGTTCGGTGGATGCTTGCTTATGGTTGGTTTTTTTTGCTTTTGGATAGATTCTTTTATAACTCGCTCTGCCTCTTCCAATCAGCAGTAGTTACGTTAGTTGCGGTTTTCGTTTAGCAAATATTTACGGAAGTAAAATGAGTAGGTATTAAATAAACTAAATATGCACTGGTTATAACCAGTGTATATTTAGTGATTTAGACAAGCATTAAGAAACTAAATTGCCATTGGAGATGACAATTAACATCGAACTTACTTGGAGAAATTTCTGCTGGCTGGTGCTGTATTCTCATCTAAAGCATCAGCGCTAGTCTTAGCAGTATCTGGGTACACAGAACCAAATTCTTTCAAAGCTTTTCCTGACTCTTCGGCAATATTTTTCAACCGTTCGCCTGGAGAATCTTTCGTTTCGCGTGCTTCTTGATACCACTCGTTTGTAGTTTTGGGTCTGACGGAATCCTTCTCGTGTGCTGTGTCGAGAACTTTGTCGGTCAAGCGTTGATTATTGCGTCCGGAGTCAACATTTGTCGTCAGCAGCAGAAAACCGACTACGACAACAGCCAAAAAACGCTTTACCTGAAGTGCGTTAAGCACGGAACTGATGCGATCGATCGCTCTAGAAATCCAATTTTTCATGCTCGTACTCCATGAATTCGTTCAATATTCAAGCCAATTCGCTTTTTTGATTACAAATCTAAGGCTAACAGCAGCACAGACGATCGTTCCTCTAACATAAGTCATAGCTTGGTTATCTAGCTAGGGGTTAGGGACTGGGGGCTAGGGATTAGGAGAAAGAGGGAGGAGGGAGGAGGGAAAGGTGCAATTAAGAACGTCCTAACTGACGAGAGCGGCTATAAAAAAGAGAGCTTGTTTAAATCATGTTCTCTCACAAGAAACTATTAACTCATTCCGGCGATAGATGGCTGTCCGGTGAGCGATAATGTAGGGTATTTTTTTGGCAAAAATGCGGCAACTGGGGTTTTTCAAGTTTATGGTGGAAAAGGGCGCGATATCATTCAGCGATCGCTTGTTTTGGCGATTTGAGTTGAGAAGCGATTAGAGGTATTTTGGGAGCGAGGAAAAACCCCATTAAACTGGCGAATAAAATAGGAGTCAAGGGACTGATATTAGTCAGTTTCGAGACCAATAAAGTGGTACTGACAGGCGTGCGCGTCACCGCAGCATTGAGACCTGCCATTACACAAATCATCGCCAAGGCAGGATTCAATCCGGGGATAGAAATGGCGATCGCTTTGCCGATACAAGCGCCAGTGAAAAAGAGCGGTATGATAAATCCACCGCGCCATCCACCAGTAACCGTAAAGCCGATCGCAGCCATTTTCGCAAAGGCTAAACTTAACAGAAAAATGGCAGAAAAATTATTACTGATGACTAACTCTAACTCTTCATGCCCAAAATAACGGGTGAGGGGAAATAAAACTGCCAAACCGCCCAATACCAGACCGGCTATGGTCGTGCGAACATAAATAGGGCCGGGAATGCGGGCGAAAATACGATCGCACCCGCGAAAAATGGCCATGAAAATCCATCCCGCGATCGCACCAATGACTCCGTATGCGATCGCCAAAGCAAAATCATCGATATTATTTAAACCGTACTGGGGAAAACTCCAAGTTGGTGCAATTCCCAAATGGGTAATGGCAGCAAAAACCAGATAACTGGCGCAACTGGAAACTATCGCCGGCATCAGCGCTTCGTAGTATTCCAAAACGTGTTTGTGGTGCAAAATCTCCAAGGCGAACATCGCACCGCCAAGGGGTGCGCCGAACAAAGCAGTGAAACCCGCAGCCATTCCCGCTAAACTCATAGATCTGAGGTCTTCGCCTTTGAGCTGCAAACGGTCTGCAACCCAAGTACCAAAAGAACCGGTTACCTGTACTAGGGGTGCTTCTGGCCCAGCACTGCCACCTGCCGATATACTGGCGAGGGAAGCTAGAATCATGGGGGCATTTTTGCGAGCATCCAGGCGTCCGCCACGAAAATGGATATTATCGACAATCACGCCAATTTCGCCGGGATTGCCAAGGTGATGAATCACAAGACCGACGAATAAACCCAGTGTGGGCATGACTATGAGCAGACTTGGCCCTTCAATGCGGTTGAGGGCGTGAATCATCAACTCTAAGATGTTCCAGTACAATCCAGCGAATAAACCGCAAACAGTACCGACGACAGTCCAGCGCAACACCCAGCGGGAAATCATCAAAGGGTTGCGGTTTGTCAGTCCGCCAAGTTGGGAGGATATCCAAAGTTGAATTTTGTCGGTGACGGGGTGCTTGTTTGGTAGCACGGTTTGTTTCCTGGTTAGCTAGGGAAGGGGGTATGGGACGATCGCCAATGGAAAATGAAACAAAGGATACAGAATATTTAAGAATTTTATGCGGTTTGTCATCTTCTGACAAAAGTTTTTGGGTTGAGTGATGGGAAAAATTTTCTGTGGGAATCTAGGGTGAAGTTTTTACCGCAGATGTAAGCAGATAAACGCAGCCTATAGCAGATGGGAATCGCTTTGTGTTTGGATGATTTCGGTGCAGCCGATCGCAAATCCGAGTCTGCTACCCCTTTTTTCCGCCCCACTCTCCCACTCCCTCACTCTCCCTCTTTCCTCTGCCTCTCCCATATTGCTATTTTGGAAAAATGCTCGAATGCCTAAGTTTTTCTGTATCCGGTTCGGACTATGCTACCCGTAATTTACTCTGATGAGTTTTTGTTGCACGAAACTGGGGCGTATCATCCAGAACGTCCGCAACGCTTGAGTGCGATTGTCAATGCGTTGAAGGCGGCAAGTTATGCTGATCGGCTGGAGTGGCTGTTGCCGACGCCTCTGGCAAAAAGGTCTGCGATGCCTATTCTGGAAAGGGTTCACTCGCAAGAACACATTGAGAGAGTGCAGCTGATCGCTAAAAATGGTGGCGGACGACTGGATGCAGATACGCTGGTTTCTAAGAACAGTTACGATATTGCTTTGCTGGCGGTGAATGCTTGGTTGGATGGGGTCGATCGCACTCTGGCGACCTCAAATCCAGCTTTTGTGTTGGCGCGTCCCCCCGGACATCACGCGGAACGCGATCGGGGTATGGGGTTTTGCTTATTTTCCAATGCGGCGATCGCCGCTTACTACGCTTTGGAACAACCGGGAATTAAGCGCGTTGCTATCTTAGATTGGGATGTCCATCACGGTAACGGTACGCAAAATATTGTCGAAACTCATCCGCGCTTAGCATATTGTTCTTTGCATCAGTCTCCTTGCTATCCGGGAACGGGATATGCTGACGAACGGGGAGAGTACAAAAATGTGCTGAATATTCCGATGCTACCGGGTAGCACTGTGGCTGAGTATCGCATGGAGTTTGAATCGCAAGTTGTACCCTTTTTATCGAGATTTAAACCAGATTTGTTAATTGTTAGCGCTGGATACGATGCCAATGCTGCCGATCCGTTGGCGAGTATTGAATTGCTACCGCAAGATTTTGGTTTGTTTACAGATTATTGTTTGCAAATAACTCGGAAAATTTTGTTTGGTTTGGAAGGCGGTTACGATTTAGCTGCGCTGGCCGAGTCGGTTGTAGCGACGATCGAACGCTGTTTGATTTAGTAAATTTAAATCGCAGATAAACACAGATGAATATCATAATTATCTGCGTTTATCTGCTTTATTTGCGGTAAAAAATAGCGAACTATTTGCCTAATTCTTGATATTAAATCTCCTCAAAAGGTAGAAAGTAATGCTCCAAGTTGCAGTTTTTGTTTGTGTTGGGTGGCTTTTGTCGGTTTGTCTGCACGAATTCGGTCATGCGATCGTTGCTTATTGGGGTGGCGATACTTCCGTGAAAGACAAAGGATATCTTACTTTAAATCCGCTCAAATATACCGATTTTAATTTGAGTTTGGTAATGCCGCTGATTTTTCTACTTTTAGGTGGGATTCCGCTACCGGGTGCGGCAGTTTATATCGACCACCGAAGACTACGCAGTCGCTGGTGGAAAAGTGCGGTCTCCGCAGCGGGACCATTCGCCAGTATTTTGGTGGCGGTTTTGTTGACAATAAGTTTTCGGTTTGGTTCGTCATTGCCATTAGTTGAGTATAGGTGGATATGGCCGGCTTTGGCATTTCTAATTTACCTAGAAGTATATGTGGTTATCCTCAATTTGCTGCCGATTCCAGGTCTTGATGGTTATGGTATTATTGACCCGTGGTTGCCTCCAGAAATTCAAGAGCGATCGCGAAAGTTCGGTCAATACGGAATCTTTGTCCTCTTCGTGCTGCTTTGGTTTGTAGAACCGTTCAATCGGCTGTTGGGAGAAGGTGCTTTTTCCATTAGCCAAATGCTTGGAATTCCATCGCAGATGGTAGGGATGGGATACCGTTTATTCAACGAATGGGCGAAGGTTTTGCTAGTAGTGGCTATTGTGATTGCGATCGCAGTACGCCAGCTGACGAAAAAACCACATGAGAAGTGGTATGAGCAAGGCAACGGACGCATTAGAGGGCGAAAATATGAAGAGGCGATCGCAGCTTTTGACCAAGCAATTCGGGTCAAGTCTGATTTCCCGGAAGCTTGGTATATGCGCGGATATGCGTTATTGCAATTACAGCGGTATGAAGATGCGATCGCTGCTTACGATAAGGCGGTGGAAATCAAACCTGAGTATTGGGAAGCTTGGTACGATCGAGGCATTGCGCTAGAAATTGTGCAGCGACGCGAAGATGCGATATACTCTTATGAAAAGGCAGCGCAAATCAAACCCGATTTCCATTTAGCTTGGTACAAGTTAGGAGTGCAGCTAAATCATTTTCAACGATATGAAGAAGCAATTGCTGCTTACGATAAGGCAATTGAAATCCAACCTTATGATGCGAATATTTGGACTGACCGAAGTGCGGCGCTAGGTTATTTGAAGCGATATGATGATGCGATCGCTGCTGGCGAGAAAGCAATTAAAATCAATCCCAAACTCTTTTTTGCTTGGTATAACAAAGCTTGTGCTTACGCCGAACTGGGCAATGTCGAATTAGCTATGGAAAACTTACAAATGGCAGCCAAGCTAGATGCTGAGAAATTTAAGGAAAATGCCAAAAAAGATCCGAGTTTCGATTCAATTCGTCACCATCAAGCTTTTAGCAAATTGATTGGTGAATAGGCGATATATGCCTGTGCAATCTCTATGCAAAAGTTCATTTACTCAGATATTCTCAGATATTATTGAGAATGGCGCAAAATCTGAGTCTACATTTTCTCCCCCACTCCTGGTCTCCCCCACTTCCCCACTCCAGGGCTCGTTCGATTATGAAAGTATGGGATTGCCAAGGAAAAATTTATCTTTTTTTCAAAATAGGTAAAAATTTGTTAATGGCGATGCAGAAAATATCGCCACTGCTGATATAAATGACGAGTCCATAAATAAAGGAACCAACCAAAATGAGTAAATATGACGAAATCTTCGCCTCTGAAGTTCAAAGCGAACAGAAACTGAATTCTGAAGAAGCGGTAGCAGCCATAATCTTTGCGGCCATGTTCGCAGGCAAGGAAATCAATGACGAAGAAATGGAATATTTAAATGATATACTATCTGACACCGGAGTGTTCGATAGTTATTCACCAGAAGAAATCCAACAAACGTTAGATAAAATAACCGATATTTACAATGAAGAAGGTAGCGGGGTTTTGTTTAACACAGCTATTAATTCCATTTCAGACGAGTTCGTGGAAATCGCTTTTGAGGGAGCGGTTGCGGTGGTTTTAGCAGAAGAAAATCTCCCGGAAGAGGAAGAAAGTTTTGTCAATAAGCTTCAGGAAGCTTTGGACATTCCAGAAGATGTAGCGCAGGAGATTATAGACGACTTTGTGAGCGCGTGAGGTGAGATTTATTTGAATAGGGGTTGCTGAATTGGTGGTAATAGAAAATGGCCTCTACAATGGGGCTATATTTTTTTGTTTTTAGGAGTGATGATGTATAAAATAGAAAAAAGCGCTGGTCTGAGGTAGTCAATGAAACCGGATGATTTGCAAAGATTTTTTAAGGTATGTAACCCTGCTTATACGATCGATGTGGCGAAAGCTGAGGATAAGCAATACTATATCGATTTTTCTTCTGTGAGAGGAGGGGAAATTATTGAGGAGTTGGCAAGATCGATCGCCATCTTCTCTCCCAATGAATCAACCTGTCAGTTGTTTACGGGACATATCGGTTGTGGGAAGTCTACGGAGTTGTTGCGACTGAAGAAAAGGTTGGAAGATGCAGGATTTCATGTAGTTTACTTCGAGTCGAGTCAGGATCTCGATATGGCTGATGTGGATATCAGCGATATTTTGCTGGCCATTGCCAAGCAAGTTTTTGAAAGCTTAGAAGCAGTGGAAATTAAGCTAAAGCCAAGATATTTCGAGAGGCTATTTGGTGAAGTGAAAGATTTTATGAAAACGCCCATAGATCTTTCATGGACATCAGAGTTTTCTACTCCCATTGGCAAAATTACGGCCAAAACGAAAGATAACCCTTCGGTGCGGAAAGAGTTAAGGCAATATTTAGAACCGCGAACGGATAACATTTTAGAATCGATTAATGACGAACTATTAAAAAGTGCGGATGAGAAACTCAAGCAAGCTGGTAAAAAAGGATTGGTGGTACTTGTTGATAATCTCGATCGCGTGGATAGTTCGCCAAAAGTTGGGGAACGGATGCAGCCGGAATATTTGTTTATCGATCGAGGAGAGCAGTTACGGCGATTGAACTGTCATTTAGTTTATACTATTCCGCTGGGATTGATTTTTTCTAATGAGTACAATGTACTTGTCAATCGCATGGGAGGAGGGGTAGATGCAAAGGTTTTGCCGATGGTTCCTGTGCAGTCGCGAGATGGAAAGGAGTTTTCAAAGGGGATGGAATTGCTGCGCGAAATGGTTTTGGTGAGAGCATTTCCAAAGCTGAATCGGGATGAACAAATTAACTCAATCGCAGAAGTTTTTGATAGCCTCGAAACTTTGGATCGACTTTGCCGAGTTAGCGGCGGTCATGTGCGGAATTTGTTA is a genomic window containing:
- the gyrA gene encoding DNA gyrase subunit A yields the protein MTTSQERIIPTDLGNEMSRCYLEYAMSVIVGRALPDARDGLKPVHRRILYAMHELGLMPDRPFRKCARVVGEVLGKYHPHGDTAVYDALVRMAQDFSMRSPLINGHGNFGSVDNDPPAAMRYTECRLHALTTEAMLRDIEAETVDFGDNFDGSQQEPLVLPARVPQLLLNGSSGIAVGMATNIPPHNLGELIDGLVALIHNPEITDIELMKYIPGPDFPTGSQILGTSAIKEAYTTGRGSITMRGVAKIETIEQRGRPDREAIIITELPYQTNKAALIEKIAEMVNDKKLEGIADIRDESDRDGMRIVIELKRDAYPRVVVNNLYKQTPLQSNFGANMLALVNGEPQLLTLKQFLNVFLDFRIECVTRRTQHELRKAEERDHLLQGLLIALLNLDAVIELIRNAADAPTARQEMMERFGLSEVQADAILQMQLRRLTALEAEKIRQEHEDLQTQIADLKDILARRDRILEIIETEAKQVKERFATPRRTAIEHAEGEIDETDLIANEKALILLTEQGYIKRMPVNAFEAQSRGTRGKSANRMKEDDGVEHFLTCCDHDSVLFFSQRGVVYCLKAYQIPTSSRTARGVPIVQMLPIPRDEKITSIVSVAEFTSEEYLIMLTCGGYIKKTELAAFSNIRANGLIAISLEEGDQLRWVRRARVEDSIIIGSRLGMAIHFRADHDQLRPLGRATRGVRAMSIKEGDRLISMDILPGSVLNSALSAADEEESASVNSETLEQSEESSLSTQDTALSAPDGPWVLVITTGGYGKRVPVSQFRLQNRAGMGVLATKFRKTADRLAALHVVNQDDELMMVTSRGIIIRQAVNAISPQSRMATGVRVQRLDEDDAIAAVALVPPTNGEEEESD
- a CDS encoding chloride channel protein, with amino-acid sequence MLPNKHPVTDKIQLWISSQLGGLTNRNPLMISRWVLRWTVVGTVCGLFAGLYWNILELMIHALNRIEGPSLLIVMPTLGLFVGLVIHHLGNPGEIGVIVDNIHFRGGRLDARKNAPMILASLASISAGGSAGPEAPLVQVTGSFGTWVADRLQLKGEDLRSMSLAGMAAGFTALFGAPLGGAMFALEILHHKHVLEYYEALMPAIVSSCASYLVFAAITHLGIAPTWSFPQYGLNNIDDFALAIAYGVIGAIAGWIFMAIFRGCDRIFARIPGPIYVRTTIAGLVLGGLAVLFPLTRYFGHEELELVISNNFSAIFLLSLAFAKMAAIGFTVTGGWRGGFIIPLFFTGACIGKAIAISIPGLNPALAMICVMAGLNAAVTRTPVSTTLLVSKLTNISPLTPILFASLMGFFLAPKIPLIASQLKSPKQAIAE
- a CDS encoding histone deacetylase family protein; translated protein: MLPVIYSDEFLLHETGAYHPERPQRLSAIVNALKAASYADRLEWLLPTPLAKRSAMPILERVHSQEHIERVQLIAKNGGGRLDADTLVSKNSYDIALLAVNAWLDGVDRTLATSNPAFVLARPPGHHAERDRGMGFCLFSNAAIAAYYALEQPGIKRVAILDWDVHHGNGTQNIVETHPRLAYCSLHQSPCYPGTGYADERGEYKNVLNIPMLPGSTVAEYRMEFESQVVPFLSRFKPDLLIVSAGYDANAADPLASIELLPQDFGLFTDYCLQITRKILFGLEGGYDLAALAESVVATIERCLI
- a CDS encoding tetratricopeptide repeat protein; the protein is MLQVAVFVCVGWLLSVCLHEFGHAIVAYWGGDTSVKDKGYLTLNPLKYTDFNLSLVMPLIFLLLGGIPLPGAAVYIDHRRLRSRWWKSAVSAAGPFASILVAVLLTISFRFGSSLPLVEYRWIWPALAFLIYLEVYVVILNLLPIPGLDGYGIIDPWLPPEIQERSRKFGQYGIFVLFVLLWFVEPFNRLLGEGAFSISQMLGIPSQMVGMGYRLFNEWAKVLLVVAIVIAIAVRQLTKKPHEKWYEQGNGRIRGRKYEEAIAAFDQAIRVKSDFPEAWYMRGYALLQLQRYEDAIAAYDKAVEIKPEYWEAWYDRGIALEIVQRREDAIYSYEKAAQIKPDFHLAWYKLGVQLNHFQRYEEAIAAYDKAIEIQPYDANIWTDRSAALGYLKRYDDAIAAGEKAIKINPKLFFAWYNKACAYAELGNVELAMENLQMAAKLDAEKFKENAKKDPSFDSIRHHQAFSKLIGE
- a CDS encoding tellurite resistance TerB family protein → MSKYDEIFASEVQSEQKLNSEEAVAAIIFAAMFAGKEINDEEMEYLNDILSDTGVFDSYSPEEIQQTLDKITDIYNEEGSGVLFNTAINSISDEFVEIAFEGAVAVVLAEENLPEEEESFVNKLQEALDIPEDVAQEIIDDFVSA
- a CDS encoding P-loop NTPase fold protein, with translation MKPDDLQRFFKVCNPAYTIDVAKAEDKQYYIDFSSVRGGEIIEELARSIAIFSPNESTCQLFTGHIGCGKSTELLRLKKRLEDAGFHVVYFESSQDLDMADVDISDILLAIAKQVFESLEAVEIKLKPRYFERLFGEVKDFMKTPIDLSWTSEFSTPIGKITAKTKDNPSVRKELRQYLEPRTDNILESINDELLKSADEKLKQAGKKGLVVLVDNLDRVDSSPKVGERMQPEYLFIDRGEQLRRLNCHLVYTIPLGLIFSNEYNVLVNRMGGGVDAKVLPMVPVQSRDGKEFSKGMELLREMVLVRAFPKLNRDEQINSIAEVFDSLETLDRLCRVSGGHVRNLLGLLYSCIQKKDPPIGQNTLETVIKERRNQLMRGIKTDDWELLRKVKEEKTLGQGSLYQTLLRSMFVFEYRDDDGPWFDLNPILADAKQLNP